CCGCAACGCTCGGGGCGCGCTTCGTGCAGCTCGACGTGACCGACGACGAGTCGGTGCGCAGGGCACTGGCGACAATTGACTCGGCCGAGGGTCGCCTCGACGTCCTGGTGCACAACGCGGGGATTCTGGAGACCGGGCTCGACGGCCCGGCCGCCCTCCGATCCTTCGACACCAACGCGGTGGGAATCGTGCGCGTCACGGAGGCGGCGCTACCGTTGCTTCGTCGTTCACCGAACCCAAACGTCGTCACCATTTCGAGCAGCGCCGGATCGTTCTGGGCGGTGAACAATCCCGAGCGTCCCGAATTCGGATTGCCGCTCGCGCTGTACTCGGCGTCCAAGGCCGCGGCCACCATGTTGACGGTGCAGTACGCCAAGTCCCATCCGGGCATCAAGTTCAACGCCCTTGAGCCGGGCACCACCGCGACCGACATGACCGCCGACTTCGGAATCGGGCGGCCGGTGCAGGAGAGCGCCCGGCTCGTCGTGCGCCTGGCGACCCTGGATCCGACCGGACCGACGGGGACCTTCCAGGACGAGGCAGGGGACCTGCCGTGGTGAGCAGGTGCGATGGCACGCCCGCGCGCTGCTGCCGGCACCCGGGCCGCCGGCGCGACGTTTGACCGATTCCGACCCGGGTAGCTGATCGACGTGACCGACGACGCATCAGTGGCCGACGAGCCGGACACCCGCGCCCTCGACGACCTGCTCAACGACATCTTCCGAGGTCAGGAGCGAGTCACCCAGGGGGAGATCTATCGCCGGGCCGTGGCCGCCGACCTTCCCGCGGACGTGCTCGCGCGCATCGACGCGCTGCCCGAGGGCGAGTACGCGGTGGACGAGGCCAGCGACCTGCTGGGCGGCACCGTCGCCTGAGCCGGACCAGCGGAAGCAGCGAAGCCAGCGACCCCGAAGGGACATCCACCATGACGCACCACGAGGACAGTGACGAGAAGGTCCCGGCGCTGGGTCAGCCGCCGAAGGGCAGGGACACCACGCCCGAGCCGGACTTCGCCAACGAGCACGACCGCACGGCGGTGGACCGGGACATCATCACCGGCGAGGACGAGGACGAACGGGAGCCGGAGTCGCCGCACGGCTGGTCCGGTATGCAGCGTTGACGCGTACGACAGCGGGGGCCGGCGGATTCGCCGGCCCCCGCTGCGCTGTGTTCGTCGTGTCGGTTCAGTCGTCGTCGTGTCCGCCCTCGGCGGCCTGCTGCGCCGTGGCGTACGCCATCTGGAGGAAGTCGGACGCGGCCACAGCCGTCAACGCGGTGGCCACCAGGCGCGTGAGGCGGGGTGCGAGCACGAGGCCCCCGGTCAGCCCCGTGGCCACCCACACCGCCAGACAGAAGGGGCAGCTCAGCAACTCGCCGATGGCGTGCCGGGTGGAGCTGCCCGAGTCGCGGACCTGCTCCATCACCTCGCCGCTGCCGATCGGCCTGTCGTAGCGGGTGAACGGCGCCCGCAGCGGGCTGGTGACCGCGTCCTTGGACAGCAGCCGGCTCAGCTTGTGCGTGGCGATGGAGAGCAACACGACGTCGGCGGGGGCGGGACGCTCGGGCACCGGGCGGCCGGTCACCTTGACCAGGCCGGCGAGCACCCCGGTCACCCCGGCGTAGGTGCCCATCGCCGCCAGGTAGCCGCCGAGCGGCCGGTGCTCGTGCGGCGCGTACGCCCGGCGCAGCCGCGCCGCCTTCTGTCGCAGGCCAGTGTCGCTCACCCGGTCTCCTCCCCTGTCGTGGTGGTGCGAATGCGGCAGTCGGTGACGGTCTCAGCCGGCCTGGAGGTTGTCGGCGACCTCGCGGGCGAGGTTGGCGAGCGCCTCGTCGGCCAACTGGTCCGGGTCGGAGCCCGAGCCGTCGGTCAGGTCGAGCTGGATCCGGGCGCCGCCGGAGTCGGCCGGATCCACCCGGATCTCGGCGGCCCAGTCGGCGTCGCCCCAGCGGGCGCGCAACTCCTCGCCGCTGATCTCGGCGGGAGGGCTCCCGTCGCCGCGCAGCGGCGCAGGCAACCAGGCCGAGGCCCGAGCCGGGTCGGTGGCCGTGTTGAACACCACCTCGGGTGGCGCGGACATGCCGCGGACGGCTCGTGCCGGCATCAGGCGTCCCGCAGGCGGCTCGGGTCGACCTCCCGGCCCGGGTGCCGGGCGAGGTACTCGGTCTCCAGTTCGGCCGTGCGCCGCAGGTGGTTGGCGAGCGCGGAGTCCGCCGCGTGCCGGAGGGTGTCCAGCCGGGTGCGGTGCAGGCTGTGCATCTCGCGGATCAGATCGTCGTCGGTCAGCTCCGTCGGGTCGACGCCGAGCGCGTCGCCGTCGAGATCGGCGCCGCCGGAGTCGGCGAGGTGGTCGCCGCCCCACTCGGGCACCCGCTGCTCCGGGCTCGTTTCCGTGCTGCCGCTGGACGGAAAGTCGTCCTCGCGTACCGATCCGGTCATCATCGCCCCCCTGGTCTCGTTTGGGCTGGCGTCTAGACGGATGCCCACACCTGGTGACGCCAAACCCTCCCGCCCGCGTGGCACCTACGACACCGCGTCGGAGAGCGCCGTCGTCCCCGGTACCCTCGACGCCATGAGGTGGCTCTGGACCCCGGCGTGGATCGCACGTCACGTGGCCATGGTCGTGCTGGTCGTGGGCTTCCTCGGGCTGGGCTGGTGGCAGATCAGCCGGGCCGCGGCCGGCAACAGCCTCAGCTGGGGGTACGCCGTCGAGTGGCCGATCTTCGCCGGCTTCGTGATCTACGTCTGGTGGCGCGAGGTGCGGCTGGCCCGCCGCAACGCGGAGGCGGCCGCCGAGCCGCCGGCGGACCCCGCCGACACAGCCGCCGTCGAGCCGCCGCCGGCCGCGACCATCGGCTCCCGACCGGCGGTACGCCGACCGGTGCGGGTGGCCCGGGTGCCTGTCGACGCGGCGCTCGGCGACGACGCCGACCTGGCCGCCTACAACGACTACCTGTCATGGTTGAACGCCAATCCGGGCGCCCGGCCCGGTGACTATCCCGGCTGAGCCGGACTCGGAAGGACGGACAAGGTGGGCGCAGCCCTTACCCGGTACCGCGTGATCGCCTGGATCGTGGGCGTGGTGCTGATCCTGCTTGTCGTTGTCGGCATGCCACTGAAGTACGCGTTCGACAACCCGGTGGTGGTGGAGACGGTCGGCCCGGCGCACGGCTTCCTCTACATGATCTACCTGGTGGCCGCGTTCGACCTGAGCCGCCGCGCCGACTGGCCACTGAAGCGGATGCTCCTGGTGATGCTTGCCGGCACCGTGCCGTTCGTCTCGTTCTACGCCGAGCGTCGCGTCACCGCCTGGCTGGACCGGCCCGCGACCCGTACGCCGGAGC
The DNA window shown above is from Micromonospora lupini and carries:
- a CDS encoding DUF6158 family protein; protein product: MMTGSVREDDFPSSGSTETSPEQRVPEWGGDHLADSGGADLDGDALGVDPTELTDDDLIREMHSLHRTRLDTLRHAADSALANHLRRTAELETEYLARHPGREVDPSRLRDA
- a CDS encoding DUF3817 domain-containing protein, with amino-acid sequence MGAALTRYRVIAWIVGVVLILLVVVGMPLKYAFDNPVVVETVGPAHGFLYMIYLVAAFDLSRRADWPLKRMLLVMLAGTVPFVSFYAERRVTAWLDRPATRTPEPVAG
- a CDS encoding DUF1360 domain-containing protein — protein: MSDTGLRQKAARLRRAYAPHEHRPLGGYLAAMGTYAGVTGVLAGLVKVTGRPVPERPAPADVVLLSIATHKLSRLLSKDAVTSPLRAPFTRYDRPIGSGEVMEQVRDSGSSTRHAIGELLSCPFCLAVWVATGLTGGLVLAPRLTRLVATALTAVAASDFLQMAYATAQQAAEGGHDDD
- a CDS encoding SDR family NAD(P)-dependent oxidoreductase — protein: MTVTLITGANKGIGFETAKQLLELGHDVYLGARDVERGEKAAATLGARFVQLDVTDDESVRRALATIDSAEGRLDVLVHNAGILETGLDGPAALRSFDTNAVGIVRVTEAALPLLRRSPNPNVVTISSSAGSFWAVNNPERPEFGLPLALYSASKAAATMLTVQYAKSHPGIKFNALEPGTTATDMTADFGIGRPVQESARLVVRLATLDPTGPTGTFQDEAGDLPW